A portion of the uncultured Bacteroides sp. genome contains these proteins:
- a CDS encoding DUF3244 domain-containing protein: MKKKIVGLLLIALTFTTVNANTLTKNKMELGVWSKTTRAPVPIPIDAFIEENSSILIKFFERQSQPVTFQIKDNHGNIIFQDMVVPTEEENYTIDLNEFKQGEYELFYLDGHMMISGRFHIK, translated from the coding sequence ATGAAAAAGAAGATTGTCGGATTATTACTCATTGCACTTACATTCACTACCGTGAATGCAAACACATTAACAAAGAATAAGATGGAATTGGGAGTATGGAGTAAGACCACACGGGCTCCAGTCCCAATACCCATAGATGCTTTCATCGAAGAAAACAGTTCTATTCTTATTAAATTCTTTGAGCGCCAGAGCCAGCCGGTTACCTTTCAGATTAAAGATAATCACGGAAATATAATATTCCAAGATATGGTAGTACCTACTGAAGAAGAAAATTACACAATTGACTTGAATGAATTCAAGCAAGGTGAATACGAGCTATTCTATTTAGATGGACATATGATGATAAGTGGAAGATTTCACATAAAATAA
- a CDS encoding arginine deiminase-related protein, which translates to MTSNILMIEPVAFGFNEETAANNYFQQFDQTPADRIQAAAQQEFAAMVAKLRAKGVNVISIPDTLEPRTPDSIFPNNWVSFHQDGRVVLYPMFAPNRRAERRDDILQIIQDKGFQVKEIVDYTKAEDEARYLEGTGSMVLDRKARIAYAALSERTDQELLTTFCRDFGYTSCCFHAMQNVDSKRLPIYHTNVMMCVADKYAVVCFDSIDDFNEREALRNQLKASGKEVIVELTEVQIHRFAGNMLQVKNKEEIPLLILSQTAYDALNPDQIAALASFNELVTVNIPTIERYGGGSARCMMAEIYNITL; encoded by the coding sequence ATGACTTCGAATATATTAATGATAGAACCGGTGGCATTCGGCTTCAATGAAGAGACAGCTGCCAATAATTACTTTCAACAGTTCGATCAAACTCCGGCAGATCGCATACAAGCTGCTGCGCAACAAGAGTTTGCTGCAATGGTAGCGAAGTTGCGTGCTAAGGGAGTCAATGTGATCTCAATTCCCGATACACTAGAACCTAGAACGCCCGATTCCATTTTCCCTAATAATTGGGTGAGTTTTCATCAAGACGGAAGAGTCGTGTTGTATCCCATGTTTGCTCCTAACCGACGGGCAGAGAGGCGTGACGATATCCTTCAGATAATTCAAGACAAAGGTTTTCAGGTCAAAGAAATAGTAGATTATACAAAGGCTGAAGATGAGGCTCGATATCTTGAAGGAACAGGGAGCATGGTGCTCGATAGGAAGGCACGGATTGCTTATGCTGCCTTGTCGGAGAGAACAGACCAAGAATTATTGACTACATTCTGTCGTGACTTTGGATATACTTCTTGTTGCTTTCATGCCATGCAGAATGTTGATAGTAAGCGTTTACCCATTTACCACACCAATGTGATGATGTGTGTAGCCGATAAGTATGCCGTTGTTTGCTTCGATTCGATTGACGACTTCAATGAACGCGAGGCCCTTCGTAACCAATTGAAAGCTTCGGGAAAAGAAGTGATTGTTGAGCTAACCGAAGTACAGATTCACCGTTTTGCCGGAAACATGTTGCAAGTGAAAAACAAAGAAGAAATTCCACTATTGATACTATCACAAACTGCCTACGATGCACTTAACCCTGATCAGATAGCTGCTTTGGCCTCTTTCAATGAATTGGTGACGGTCAATATTCCTACTATTGAACGTTATGGGGGTGGCAGTGCACGGTGTATGATGGCTGAAATCTATAATATAACTCTTTAA
- a CDS encoding MAC/perforin domain-containing protein: MKQHIIFAIILIAATISFASCSDDLDKSGNALDQSQDSKEGNIIIQERNPNLPKIKKLVFDEQQTRGDISGETGNSDAFLGSGYNLKNGNYILGDFSNVSHPIINLAAVKEYDPTYTRGIRLNTTETTSFAYGTFDRYQYNSTISKKVSSGFSLNIKIFSFGKKKTTTEVFKTVIDNTNEATYGELSINFTNSQFTLQNSVATRKLFARQFLTKSFIRSLYNSPITSTLKSYGDFVLTGYLTGGKAYASYAGTTTESLTSSGKEKDMEKSISASLTYKGSSASGNLGFTGSNHESKTTTFKDSTTFIYIKTFGGIRDGSQAEVNARAIKDLNIDLTSWMRSLNDVSNHTMIDIADNSLFPLSDFVLETNFKQRLDDTFNEVLPTYTNLVYPYIEIVRVMVRSTPSYEALYDVAAVLVTRQGDRIILSDGLAPAATDAELRQNEDNAVFMQKVEKIAAEKSKLFSADIEISYNKKTRLNPVLRSPLCIDLTGFNEKNFYRFYYEKTGIEYIYDPSTRLCFSYFIDEGDDEVLDIYGIRNWVESLPEKKISIASLANSYKIIGL, translated from the coding sequence ATGAAACAACATATTATTTTTGCAATAATATTAATAGCCGCAACAATATCGTTTGCGTCCTGCTCTGATGATCTAGACAAGTCTGGCAATGCCCTCGATCAATCTCAAGACAGCAAAGAGGGAAATATTATAATACAGGAAAGAAATCCAAATCTGCCTAAAATAAAGAAGCTGGTATTCGACGAACAGCAGACCAGAGGTGACATTTCAGGTGAAACAGGAAATTCTGATGCATTTCTCGGAAGTGGTTATAACCTTAAAAACGGTAATTATATCTTAGGTGATTTCAGTAATGTCAGCCACCCAATAATAAATTTAGCTGCTGTTAAAGAATACGACCCCACTTATACCAGAGGAATACGATTAAATACCACCGAAACGACTAGTTTTGCCTATGGCACTTTCGATAGATACCAATATAATTCAACAATATCCAAAAAGGTATCATCCGGATTTTCTCTTAATATCAAAATCTTCTCATTCGGAAAGAAGAAAACAACCACGGAAGTATTCAAAACTGTAATAGACAATACAAACGAAGCTACTTACGGTGAACTCAGCATTAATTTCACGAACAGTCAGTTCACCTTACAAAATTCGGTGGCTACAAGAAAATTGTTTGCAAGACAATTTCTTACTAAATCTTTTATAAGAAGTTTATACAATTCTCCGATAACATCAACACTCAAGAGTTATGGTGATTTCGTATTAACCGGTTATCTCACGGGAGGAAAAGCTTATGCCTCATATGCGGGGACAACTACAGAAAGCCTAACGAGTTCGGGTAAAGAGAAAGATATGGAAAAGTCAATAAGTGCCTCATTGACCTATAAAGGTAGTAGTGCCAGCGGAAATTTAGGCTTTACCGGTTCTAATCATGAATCAAAAACAACTACCTTTAAAGACTCGACAACGTTTATTTATATAAAAACATTTGGAGGAATACGAGATGGAAGCCAAGCAGAAGTAAATGCAAGAGCAATTAAAGATCTGAATATAGACTTAACATCATGGATGCGCTCATTAAACGATGTATCTAATCACACAATGATAGATATAGCTGACAATAGTTTGTTCCCTCTATCAGATTTCGTACTGGAAACAAATTTTAAGCAGCGTCTCGATGACACCTTTAATGAGGTACTGCCTACTTATACCAACTTAGTATATCCATACATTGAGATTGTCAGAGTTATGGTGCGATCAACCCCCTCATATGAAGCCTTATATGATGTTGCAGCTGTTTTGGTAACAAGGCAAGGAGATAGAATCATATTAAGTGATGGTTTGGCTCCCGCTGCTACAGATGCGGAACTTAGACAGAATGAAGATAATGCTGTCTTTATGCAGAAAGTGGAGAAAATAGCTGCTGAAAAATCAAAACTATTTAGTGCCGACATAGAAATATCATATAATAAGAAGACAAGATTAAACCCTGTTTTAAGATCACCATTATGCATAGATCTTACGGGATTTAATGAGAAAAACTTCTATCGGTTTTATTATGAAAAGACTGGCATAGAATACATATATGATCCCTCTACCCGTCTTTGCTTTTCTTATTTCATTGACGAAGGAGACGACGAAGTACTAGACATTTATGGAATAAGAAATTGGGTAGAATCGCTACCAGAGAAGAAAATCTCAATAGCTTCTTTGGCTAATTCATATAAAATTATCGGATTATAA
- a CDS encoding DUF3836 domain-containing protein has protein sequence MKATMYINKVIVLVTLFLSVSGLAAAANSNDGEKNFIYNDVLKDGKVISREMYLLEKNSSALSPIKKCEYVYDEMQQLKEKTTYKWNSSAMKWEKESLLSISYTETETIVENALWIPSKKVFSPSDKRVYATSIENNMISQYNYKMNKRTKVWELQKSENAPTLENLLAKAE, from the coding sequence ATGAAAGCAACAATGTATATCAATAAAGTGATTGTATTAGTAACCTTGTTTTTAAGTGTATCCGGATTGGCTGCAGCAGCCAATAGTAACGATGGCGAAAAGAATTTTATCTATAACGATGTATTGAAAGATGGCAAGGTCATATCTCGTGAAATGTATTTGCTCGAGAAGAATTCATCAGCTCTATCTCCTATTAAGAAATGCGAATATGTTTATGATGAAATGCAGCAATTGAAAGAGAAAACGACCTATAAATGGAATTCATCAGCCATGAAATGGGAAAAAGAATCGCTACTTAGCATCAGTTATACCGAAACGGAAACGATTGTAGAAAATGCGCTGTGGATACCTAGTAAGAAGGTATTCTCTCCTTCTGATAAACGGGTATATGCAACCAGCATTGAGAACAACATGATTAGTCAATACAACTATAAGATGAATAAGCGTACCAAGGTATGGGAATTACAAAAGAGTGAAAACGCTCCTACTCTGGAAAATTTACTAGCGAAAGCAGAATAA
- a CDS encoding tetratricopeptide repeat protein: protein MKKARKLSNILILLFTFLCIGCKHQPSETLPALRTAERLINTDPDSASSILKHLPSPEKLDDETFAHWCMLSGKVTDKINTPILPTFHLDRALKWYENNGTQEEQVQMKLYLGRSYVADGNYDKAMAIYIDALEIAEKNKLDNLGGYINCYMGDLYEQKYMQKQAIDKYKTGANKFKIAKNIRSYACALRDVGREYALMDSLSHALKVMQKADSIAIRLDDDNVKASISNSLGNIYRMQYQYDKAKACFIKALVQGKNKMTDRMALVKLYIETDSISQAYESLQEVPKGDSEYTYMIKNFYSQIYEAKGDYKKALENLQEYTELTDSITYADNQSKVLEIEAKYNILKAQSEIDDLKIAKQKYIIILTVSIAFTLLILLSYHIYRKQATSKIQKQQEELNQTKFKLLDLSLELEKKRNQLETAKTKNENVDKLQEEIADLSLKYKKLQNNILTNSAIYKKLLQLAKQNMPGNDKPLITDNLWQLITDAITVAYPNLEKLVYDLCPDLSLLEWQYCCFYMFNYDSSDEAKLLNISPSSARTKHLRLRQRLNITLEPKTTLYEYLIHSMD, encoded by the coding sequence ATGAAGAAAGCTAGGAAATTGTCGAATATACTAATATTACTGTTCACCTTTCTATGTATAGGATGTAAGCATCAGCCCTCTGAAACTTTACCGGCCTTAAGAACTGCAGAACGATTGATTAACACTGATCCTGATAGTGCATCGAGTATATTAAAACACCTGCCATCTCCTGAAAAACTAGATGATGAAACGTTTGCTCATTGGTGCATGCTATCGGGCAAAGTAACCGATAAAATCAACACCCCTATTTTGCCGACATTTCATTTAGACCGTGCTCTTAAGTGGTATGAAAACAATGGAACCCAAGAAGAGCAAGTACAAATGAAGCTTTATCTAGGGCGTTCTTATGTAGCTGATGGCAACTATGATAAAGCCATGGCTATATATATTGACGCCTTAGAAATAGCAGAAAAGAACAAGCTAGATAATTTAGGCGGATACATCAACTGCTATATGGGAGATCTGTACGAACAAAAATATATGCAGAAACAAGCGATAGACAAATACAAAACCGGCGCCAATAAATTCAAAATAGCAAAGAACATAAGGAGCTATGCTTGTGCTTTGAGAGATGTCGGTCGCGAGTACGCACTCATGGATTCATTATCACACGCCTTAAAAGTGATGCAAAAAGCCGATTCCATAGCGATCAGATTGGATGATGATAATGTAAAGGCTTCAATTAGTAATTCTCTGGGAAATATCTACCGGATGCAGTATCAATATGACAAAGCTAAAGCATGCTTCATCAAGGCATTAGTGCAAGGTAAAAACAAAATGACCGATCGTATGGCACTTGTAAAACTATATATCGAAACAGATTCCATATCTCAAGCATACGAATCGTTGCAAGAAGTGCCGAAAGGCGATTCTGAATATACCTACATGATAAAGAACTTCTATAGCCAAATCTACGAAGCCAAAGGCGATTATAAAAAAGCGTTGGAAAATCTTCAAGAATATACAGAACTAACAGACTCAATAACCTATGCTGATAATCAGTCTAAAGTACTGGAAATAGAGGCCAAATACAATATCCTTAAGGCACAGTCGGAAATTGATGATTTGAAGATAGCCAAACAAAAATACATTATTATTCTGACTGTATCCATCGCTTTCACGTTGCTTATCTTACTCTCTTACCACATATATAGAAAACAAGCCACTTCGAAAATTCAAAAACAGCAAGAGGAATTGAATCAGACCAAATTCAAACTACTTGACCTCTCTCTGGAATTAGAGAAAAAGAGAAATCAGCTTGAAACGGCAAAGACTAAGAATGAAAACGTAGATAAGTTACAAGAAGAGATAGCCGACTTGTCTTTAAAATACAAAAAACTGCAAAACAACATTTTGACCAATTCAGCAATCTATAAAAAACTATTGCAACTAGCTAAACAAAACATGCCGGGCAATGATAAACCGTTGATAACTGATAATCTCTGGCAACTTATAACGGATGCAATAACAGTTGCGTATCCCAATCTGGAAAAGTTAGTGTATGACCTGTGTCCGGACCTATCTCTCCTAGAATGGCAATATTGCTGCTTCTACATGTTCAACTATGACAGCTCCGATGAAGCTAAACTATTAAACATCAGCCCCAGTTCTGCACGAACAAAGCACTTAAGATTAAGACAAAGGCTGAACATTACTTTAGAACCCAAAACAACACTATACGAATATCTAATCCATAGTATGGACTAA
- a CDS encoding thiol-activated cytolysin family protein, with protein sequence MKKILSLFLGIIVSVFISCDDELNLQRENAAITTNELPKYEPEIIGIKVHNHIPEVALKRLDKQDGMPLTRSIDRDSIWDDHFGRTIFASSDETVLLPNHSKWAYPGSLLKGNSIEEMKWSPLYAQVKPITVSVSFPTSSDVVSREIQPTLSNTRLFINEALNEKIGSQVASSSFSIENFTSYNELRTVFGSNIKTGALFWKKKKEAYEDNFKISKRTGLYIKYIQRNFTVDMDIPKSGSLTEGTIEGEQYSPIYINSVTYGRIGILSIETDELSDYAYSTFSEVSKKIFVKKQTTLTNEELRVLNTAVMTLYLLAPGGSSEVYSVNGANQLVSLLQMNSEFTKESPGVPIYCSYAYLSDNSPVEVKFRYDITSDPLYVRMSNKSASDYHDEGLYKDVLLSFYRDREAKMPAIPPIYIKFNLRIKSSRIQYNWDNPSNAWGSITKDADIISFTQNNFKENQMIAYKNFPYRIGKWALQSDPFEDDFFRQIKKANVDSKASFIILEDGIFYQTLKPDISRNSDLTNGRGDLNEMVNMNKYNWGNRPD encoded by the coding sequence ATGAAAAAAATACTATCTTTATTTCTGGGTATTATTGTATCCGTGTTTATATCATGTGATGACGAATTGAATCTTCAGCGTGAGAATGCTGCAATAACAACAAATGAGTTACCAAAATATGAGCCTGAGATTATTGGAATAAAGGTTCATAATCACATACCTGAAGTTGCCTTAAAAAGATTGGATAAACAAGATGGAATGCCTCTAACGAGATCGATAGATAGAGACAGTATATGGGATGATCATTTTGGAAGGACTATTTTCGCCTCTTCGGATGAGACAGTACTTTTACCCAATCATTCCAAATGGGCATATCCTGGCTCATTACTAAAGGGAAACTCAATCGAAGAAATGAAGTGGAGTCCGTTATATGCCCAAGTAAAGCCGATTACAGTTTCTGTTTCATTTCCTACCTCTTCAGATGTTGTTTCCAGAGAAATTCAACCCACTCTATCGAATACGAGGCTTTTCATTAATGAGGCCTTGAATGAAAAAATCGGAAGCCAAGTCGCTTCCTCTTCCTTCAGCATTGAGAATTTCACATCATACAATGAACTAAGAACCGTCTTTGGATCAAACATTAAAACAGGAGCACTTTTTTGGAAAAAGAAAAAGGAAGCATATGAAGATAATTTTAAGATATCTAAACGAACTGGACTATATATAAAATACATTCAGAGAAACTTCACTGTTGATATGGATATCCCCAAGAGTGGTTCATTGACTGAGGGCACCATTGAGGGAGAACAGTATTCTCCAATTTATATTAACTCTGTAACTTATGGCCGAATCGGCATTCTATCCATTGAAACAGATGAACTCTCGGATTATGCCTACTCTACGTTCAGTGAGGTTTCAAAAAAGATATTTGTAAAAAAACAAACGACTTTAACAAATGAAGAACTGCGTGTTCTAAATACCGCAGTAATGACACTTTATTTATTGGCACCAGGGGGGTCTTCTGAAGTCTATAGCGTAAATGGCGCGAATCAATTAGTCTCATTATTGCAGATGAATAGCGAATTCACTAAAGAATCTCCTGGTGTTCCTATCTATTGTAGCTATGCTTATTTGAGTGATAACAGCCCTGTGGAAGTTAAATTCAGATATGACATCACATCCGACCCCTTGTACGTAAGAATGTCGAATAAGAGCGCATCGGATTACCACGATGAAGGGCTGTACAAAGATGTCCTCCTCTCATTTTATCGTGATCGTGAAGCCAAGATGCCGGCAATCCCGCCCATTTACATCAAATTCAATTTACGTATCAAATCAAGCCGCATTCAATATAACTGGGATAATCCTTCTAACGCATGGGGGTCAATAACCAAAGATGCTGATATTATCAGTTTTACGCAGAATAACTTTAAAGAGAATCAAATGATTGCGTACAAGAATTTCCCTTATCGTATTGGGAAATGGGCATTGCAGTCAGACCCGTTTGAAGATGATTTTTTCAGACAAATTAAAAAAGCAAATGTAGATTCAAAAGCCTCATTCATAATATTAGAAGATGGAATATTTTATCAAACTTTGAAACCGGATATTAGCCGTAATTCTGATCTCACTAATGGTAGAGGGGATCTAAATGAAATGGTGAACATGAACAAGTATAATTGGGGAAACAGACCGGATTAA
- a CDS encoding SDR family oxidoreductase, translated as MAQQSKIALVTGGSRGLGKSMALNIARKGLDVVLTYNSRRESALETIAEIEQLGQKAIALQLNTADIKSFDSFFELLKQELSNNFGTQKINYLVNNAGIGIVSPFAETTEEDFDTLFNIQFKGVYFFTQKALEILEDGGGIVNISSGLARFSLPGYSAYASMKGAIEVLTKYQAKELGTRGIRSNVVAPGAIATDFGGGLVRDNEQVNKIIAGTIPLGRVGLPDDIGGVVAFLCTDDARWVNAQRIEVSGGQSI; from the coding sequence ATGGCACAACAATCAAAAATCGCATTAGTAACAGGCGGAAGCCGCGGACTAGGCAAAAGTATGGCTTTAAACATAGCCCGAAAAGGATTAGATGTAGTACTTACCTACAATAGTAGGAGAGAAAGTGCTTTGGAAACTATCGCAGAGATAGAGCAACTTGGTCAAAAGGCCATCGCTTTGCAACTCAACACTGCTGATATAAAAAGTTTCGATTCTTTTTTCGAGCTTCTTAAACAAGAATTATCTAACAACTTCGGTACTCAGAAAATCAATTATCTGGTAAACAATGCAGGTATCGGAATTGTCTCTCCTTTCGCTGAAACAACCGAAGAGGACTTTGATACACTTTTCAATATCCAGTTCAAAGGGGTTTATTTCTTTACTCAAAAGGCTTTAGAGATACTAGAAGATGGCGGTGGTATCGTGAATATATCAAGTGGCTTAGCTCGTTTCTCTTTACCCGGATATTCAGCTTATGCATCGATGAAAGGAGCTATTGAAGTGCTGACAAAATATCAGGCGAAAGAACTTGGCACCAGAGGTATTCGTTCAAATGTTGTTGCACCGGGTGCTATTGCCACCGATTTTGGCGGAGGTCTTGTTCGAGACAACGAACAAGTAAATAAAATAATTGCCGGTACCATCCCGTTAGGAAGAGTTGGCTTGCCCGACGACATTGGCGGGGTCGTAGCATTTTTATGTACCGATGATGCTCGTTGGGTCAATGCTCAGCGGATTGAGGTTTCCGGAGGACAAAGTATCTAG
- a CDS encoding thiol-activated cytolysin family protein — MKKIIICVNTLFVLLVFASCSQMEDENISNKGTLLKKYPQSPIIINSDVRKDSEPTTRAYHLKDSIWPNNTGATYFYENDEIAADGVYKRYAYPGAILRGGSIETRRPTPLSAPVDPINISFSFPNTYTVGNIPIPSLYATRQSLTNAMLNKNMHGKQSISFEYNISEISSYEETKLTFGANIDVMKVFNLGVSYTNHKKKRNTLVAANVIHRFYTIDMDLPTDGNLLLNNEDMNKFGPYSPVYVSSVTYGRMGVITVESDSTFSSVQRALNISFNAVKVSGKLSIDDHTETILTNSMIRIYIVGGQSPEATIEGLSAFKNFIETKGEFSIENQGEPLFFSLNYLSDNSPYYTKFQINMPK, encoded by the coding sequence ATGAAGAAAATTATTATTTGCGTTAACACACTTTTCGTTCTCTTAGTTTTCGCTTCATGTAGTCAGATGGAGGATGAAAACATATCTAACAAAGGAACACTATTAAAGAAGTATCCACAATCCCCTATTATAATCAATTCTGACGTCCGAAAGGATTCGGAGCCTACAACTAGAGCTTATCATTTGAAGGACAGTATCTGGCCCAATAATACCGGCGCTACTTATTTTTATGAGAATGATGAAATAGCGGCAGATGGAGTGTATAAAAGATATGCGTATCCTGGAGCAATTCTTCGAGGAGGATCTATTGAAACAAGGAGACCGACACCTCTTAGTGCGCCAGTCGATCCAATAAACATCTCCTTCTCCTTTCCCAACACATATACGGTTGGGAACATTCCCATCCCTTCTTTATATGCCACAAGACAATCCCTTACCAATGCCATGTTGAATAAAAACATGCATGGAAAACAATCAATTTCATTCGAATATAATATATCGGAAATCTCTAGCTATGAAGAGACCAAATTGACTTTCGGAGCAAATATTGATGTCATGAAAGTTTTCAATTTGGGAGTAAGCTACACTAACCATAAGAAAAAACGAAATACGTTAGTTGCGGCAAATGTCATTCATAGGTTTTATACAATTGACATGGACCTTCCGACAGATGGTAATTTATTATTAAACAACGAAGACATGAACAAATTTGGACCATATTCACCGGTTTATGTCTCTTCCGTCACATACGGAAGGATGGGGGTGATTACAGTGGAGTCCGATTCTACCTTTAGTTCTGTTCAGAGGGCATTGAATATTTCCTTTAACGCTGTGAAAGTAAGTGGGAAACTGAGTATTGATGATCACACAGAGACGATTCTAACTAATTCAATGATAAGAATATATATAGTAGGAGGGCAATCTCCTGAGGCAACAATAGAAGGATTAAGCGCCTTTAAGAATTTTATAGAAACCAAAGGTGAATTCTCAATTGAGAATCAAGGTGAACCTTTGTTTTTCTCATTGAACTATTTGTCAGACAATTCTCCCTATTATACCAAATTTCAAATAAATATGCCAAAATGA
- the rocD gene encoding ornithine--oxo-acid transaminase: MNNKLTASQLIELENRYGAHNYHPIPVVLERGEGVNVWDVNGKRYYDFLSAYSAVNQGHCHPRIIQALMEQAQKLTLTSRAFYNDRLGRYEEYATQYFGYDKLLPMNTGAEAVETALKLCRKWAYEKKGIAEEQATIIVCEGNFHGRTISIVSFSVDPDAYGGYGPYTPGFKVIPYNDVEALKQALIENPNIAGFLVEPIQGEAGVYVPDDGYLKACYDLCKEHNVLFIADEVQTGIARTGKLLACDHEGVHPDILILGKALSGGVCPVSAVLADDAIMDVMHPGQHGSTFGGNPIAASVAIAALEVVKDEELALNADRLGSLFRMEIQNYCNTSNIALSVRGKGLLNALIINNDKQKDLAWDICLKLAENGLLAKPTHTNIIRFAPPLVITEAQLYRCLDIINRTIATFE; this comes from the coding sequence ATGAACAATAAACTAACTGCCAGCCAACTGATAGAGCTGGAAAATCGTTACGGAGCTCATAATTATCATCCTATCCCCGTAGTTTTAGAGCGTGGCGAAGGTGTCAACGTGTGGGATGTTAACGGAAAGCGATACTACGATTTCCTATCAGCCTATTCGGCTGTTAACCAAGGACACTGTCACCCCCGCATTATACAAGCCTTAATGGAGCAGGCGCAGAAACTAACGCTTACATCGCGCGCTTTCTATAATGATCGGTTAGGGCGATACGAGGAATATGCCACACAATACTTTGGCTATGACAAATTGTTGCCCATGAATACAGGAGCAGAAGCTGTTGAAACAGCACTTAAGCTTTGCCGAAAATGGGCGTATGAGAAAAAAGGTATTGCGGAAGAGCAGGCTACCATTATAGTATGTGAAGGCAATTTCCATGGCCGCACCATCAGTATCGTATCCTTCTCGGTCGATCCCGATGCCTATGGTGGATATGGTCCGTACACTCCCGGATTCAAAGTCATTCCTTATAATGATGTCGAAGCATTGAAGCAAGCCTTGATTGAAAACCCTAATATTGCAGGTTTCTTGGTGGAGCCTATTCAAGGAGAAGCCGGAGTCTACGTACCCGATGACGGTTATCTGAAAGCGTGCTATGATCTTTGCAAAGAGCACAATGTTCTATTTATTGCCGACGAAGTGCAAACAGGCATTGCCCGTACCGGAAAGTTATTAGCTTGCGATCATGAAGGAGTTCATCCCGATATACTCATTCTTGGTAAAGCACTTTCAGGAGGCGTTTGTCCGGTGTCTGCCGTGCTGGCTGATGACGCTATCATGGACGTGATGCACCCGGGACAACACGGTTCCACGTTTGGTGGTAATCCGATAGCGGCTTCGGTAGCAATTGCTGCACTTGAAGTCGTAAAAGACGAAGAGTTGGCCCTCAATGCCGATAGACTGGGATCTCTTTTTAGGATGGAAATTCAAAATTATTGTAATACTTCCAACATCGCATTGTCTGTTCGCGGCAAGGGATTACTCAATGCCTTGATTATAAACAATGATAAGCAAAAAGACTTGGCGTGGGACATTTGTTTGAAGCTGGCCGAAAACGGTCTTCTGGCCAAACCGACTCATACCAATATCATTCGTTTTGCACCCCCATTGGTTATTACTGAAGCCCAGTTATACAGATGCCTCGATATTATTAATCGTACAATCGCTACATTCGAGTAA